The DNA window CAAGAACCGGAAGGCGCAGAACGCCGAGAGCTAGCCGACCTCCCTCCGGCAGCCCGACGGCGGGCGACCCGATGCGGTTCCGTCCTTCCTGACGCCGCACTCTCGGGCGCGGTGAACGCTCATCCTCCATACGACGCCTGAAGCAGTTGGGCGGGTTGAAACCCGCCCTGCATTCGCCCTGCTGGCTGCGATGGGTCAGCGCGTCAAGCGCTGGATGCCGGGAAGTGCTTCCGCATCTTCTCGCGCAGGAAGGCAACGGACGCGCGCAGGTCGTCCATGCCGTTCTCGCCGTCCTCGATGGAGACCCACCCGTCGAAGCCGACGCCCGCCAGCGCCGAGAAGATCGCGTCGTAGTCGTTCAGCCCCTCGCCGATGACTCCGTGCTTGAGCGTGCTGACGTATCCCAGCGTGCCGTCCGCCTGCTTGAGGTCGTCGAGGTTTCCAGTGGATAGGTAGCGGTCGCTGGCGTGCATCGAGACGACGCGCGTCTTGACGGCATGCAGGAGCTCGATGGGATCGTCGCCTGCCACGAGCGCGTTCGACGGATCGTAGTTCACGCGGAACCACGGTGAGTCGATCTGATCGACGATCTCCAAGAACACGTCCATGCGCTGGGCGAACTCGCGGTAGAGCCAGTAGCCGTCCTTGTAGTGGTTCTCCATCGCCAAGACGATGCCGTGGCGTTCCGCATGCGGCAGGAGCGCCCGGATGCACTCGACCGTCCAGCGGACGCCGTCGGCGCGTTCCACTTCGGGCCGCGCCTGTCCCGACAGGACGCGGCAGGTCACGCCGCCCAACCGCGCCGAAAGCTCGATGCCGCGCTGGGTGCGCTCGATCTCGCGCTGGCGGGCGTCGGGGTCGGGCTGGGTGAAGTCGGGCGAGAAGCAGAGCATCGGCATCGCGAGCCGCTTCGCGTCGAGCGCCTTCCGGACGCGGTCGAGGTACTCCGGCTCGAAGGACTCGAAGAACCCGTCGTAGAACTCCAAGCCCTCCACGTCTAGCTCGGAGGCGAGCTCGATCCAGTCGAGGAGCGTCATCGTCTTGTGGACGCACAGGTCGTCCATGTAGCCCTTGGGAAACACGGCGAGATGCGGCATGGCGGAATCCTCCGCGATCGTTGACGCTTCGTGGCACTAGGAGTTGTGTCCAGACGTCTTGGGCAAGTCGAGTGCAGTTCGGAAACGGTGCGGACTTGCCGCCACTGTGCGCCAAGTACCGGTTCCGTCCTGTTGCTTCAGACAGCGAAACTAGCAACCACAGCTAAGGGATAGCGTCACCTTTGCGGATGGACTCAACAAGTTGCTTCCCCTCCTGTGTCAGCTGATAGCCTTTGACAGCCGATAACCCAAGGATCTTCACGGTTCCGCCCACGGATATCTCTGCGATCATCTTGTCCTTGATGAGATACATCAGCAACACGTCAAGCCCTCCAGGCAGTTTGGCAACCTGGTTCGTCGGGTCGTCTGCGAAGTACTGGAGCAGTCGTCTCTCCATCTCACCATATCGGTGGTTCAGTAGTGAGAGATTGGCCTTGTACGCCTGGAGCGCCTTCGAGCTGATCTCCTTCGTACGGTGGGCCCGAGCGTGGCACTCCGTGCAGAGAGCGATCAGGTTCTCGAACTCATTGCTTCCTTTCTGTTGGCGTGAGACAATGTGGTGGACATCAACAGGATACTTCCTGCACGTCGTGATCGCGCATCGATGACCTGCTTCAATGAGGACGTCGTTGCGTGTGCGATCGGGAATACTCAGTGGACATGTCCTTTGCTCACCAGCGCTCGTCGTTCCCGCCCCTTCACCTGTCGCTCCCGCGAGAGCCGGAGCCCAGTGGTCAGTCAGTGTGGTACCCAGAGCTACTCGACGCCCCGAGCACCGGCGATCAGTGCTTGTCGCTCCCGCGAAAGCGGGAGCCTAGAGTCTCTGGATTCCCGCTTTCGCGGGAATGACGATTCCGAAAGCCCTGCGCGAAGGCCC is part of the Candidatus Poribacteria bacterium genome and encodes:
- a CDS encoding HNH endonuclease, giving the protein MGTTLTDHWAPALAGATGEGAGTTSAGEQRTCPLSIPDRTRNDVLIEAGHRCAITTCRKYPVDVHHIVSRQQKGSNEFENLIALCTECHARAHRTKEISSKALQAYKANLSLLNHRYGEMERRLLQYFADDPTNQVAKLPGGLDVLLMYLIKDKMIAEISVGGTVKILGLSAVKGYQLTQEGKQLVESIRKGDAIP
- a CDS encoding sugar phosphate isomerase/epimerase, with amino-acid sequence MPHLAVFPKGYMDDLCVHKTMTLLDWIELASELDVEGLEFYDGFFESFEPEYLDRVRKALDAKRLAMPMLCFSPDFTQPDPDARQREIERTQRGIELSARLGGVTCRVLSGQARPEVERADGVRWTVECIRALLPHAERHGIVLAMENHYKDGYWLYREFAQRMDVFLEIVDQIDSPWFRVNYDPSNALVAGDDPIELLHAVKTRVVSMHASDRYLSTGNLDDLKQADGTLGYVSTLKHGVIGEGLNDYDAIFSALAGVGFDGWVSIEDGENGMDDLRASVAFLREKMRKHFPASSA